The proteins below are encoded in one region of Candidatus Fusobacterium pullicola:
- a CDS encoding ABC transporter ATP-binding protein/permease, with protein sequence MINRLMKSIREYKKEALLSPLFISFEVLLEILIPFFMAKIIDVGLKNSDLKYTLSLGIILIIAAMFSLLFGVLAGQFAAKASAGFAKNLRKDIYYKIQDFSFHNIDKFSTASLVTRMTTDITNVQNAYQMIIRTLVRAPFMMIFALIMVFTINRELFMVFLIIVPILGAGLFIIILKAHPHFEKVFQIYDKLNKIVQENLSGIRVVKSYVRNEYENKKFDDISQDVYFRFKTAEKIVAWNAPLMQFSVYTSILMIAWLASRLIVSNVMTTGELMSMIVYAIQILSSLMMISMVFVLVIIAESSAKRIVAVFKEESDIVSPSNPLKVVTNGSIEFENVDFSYLDDENKNVLKNINLSIKSGETIGIIGGTGSSKSTLVQLIPRLYDASKGVVKVAGRDVREYDLEVLRNNVAMVLQKNTLFSGSIKENLRWGNENATDEEIIEACKLAQAHDFISNFPNKYDTHIEQGGTNVSGGQKQRLCIARALLKKPKILILDDSTSAVDTKTDALLRKAFSEFIPETTKIIIAQRISSIEDADRIIVIDKGEIVGIGTSQELLQTNDIYREIYNSQVRGGVE encoded by the coding sequence ATGATAAACAGATTGATGAAATCAATACGAGAATATAAGAAAGAAGCTCTTTTATCACCTCTTTTTATCAGTTTTGAAGTGTTATTAGAGATTCTAATTCCCTTTTTTATGGCTAAAATAATTGATGTTGGACTTAAAAACAGCGATTTAAAATATACTCTATCTTTAGGAATTATTCTAATTATTGCTGCTATGTTTTCACTACTTTTTGGAGTTTTAGCTGGGCAATTTGCTGCTAAAGCTTCTGCTGGATTTGCTAAAAATTTAAGAAAAGATATTTACTATAAAATTCAGGATTTTTCTTTTCATAATATTGATAAATTTTCTACTGCAAGTTTAGTAACTAGGATGACTACTGATATTACCAATGTTCAAAATGCTTATCAGATGATTATTAGAACATTAGTACGTGCTCCTTTTATGATGATATTTGCCCTTATAATGGTTTTTACAATAAATAGAGAGCTTTTTATGGTATTTTTAATTATAGTACCTATTCTTGGAGCTGGACTTTTTATCATCATATTAAAAGCTCACCCACATTTTGAGAAAGTTTTTCAAATTTATGATAAATTAAATAAAATAGTTCAAGAAAACCTTTCTGGAATTAGAGTAGTTAAATCTTATGTAAGAAATGAGTATGAAAATAAAAAATTTGATGATATCTCTCAAGATGTTTACTTTAGATTTAAAACAGCTGAAAAAATAGTAGCTTGGAATGCTCCACTTATGCAATTTTCAGTCTATACCTCTATCTTGATGATAGCGTGGTTAGCTTCTAGATTAATTGTTTCTAATGTAATGACTACTGGGGAGCTTATGAGTATGATAGTTTATGCTATCCAAATTCTTTCAAGTTTAATGATGATATCTATGGTATTTGTATTAGTCATCATTGCTGAATCTTCTGCTAAAAGAATTGTAGCTGTTTTTAAAGAGGAAAGTGATATTGTTTCTCCTTCAAATCCTTTAAAAGTTGTAACTAATGGAAGTATTGAGTTTGAAAATGTTGATTTTAGCTATCTTGATGATGAAAATAAAAATGTATTAAAAAATATAAATCTATCTATTAAATCTGGAGAAACTATCGGAATTATTGGAGGAACTGGAAGTTCAAAAAGTACTCTAGTACAACTTATTCCTAGACTTTATGATGCTAGTAAAGGGGTTGTTAAGGTAGCTGGAAGAGATGTTAGGGAGTATGATTTAGAAGTTCTTAGAAATAATGTTGCTATGGTATTACAAAAAAATACTTTATTCTCTGGAAGTATAAAAGAAAATCTACGTTGGGGAAATGAGAATGCTACTGATGAAGAGATTATTGAAGCTTGTAAATTAGCTCAAGCTCATGACTTTATATCAAATTTTCCTAATAAATATGATACTCATATAGAGCAAGGTGGAACAAATGTATCTGGGGGACAAAAACAAAGATTATGTATAGCTAGAGCTCTTCTAAAAAAACCAAAAATCCTTATCTTAGATGACTCTACTAGTGCTGTAGATACAAAAACTGATGCTCTTCTGAGAAAAGCTTTCAGTGAATTTATTCCTGAAACTACAAAAATAATAATTGCTCAAAGAATTTCATCTATTGAAGATGCTGATAGAATAATTGTTATAGATAAGGGAGAGATCGTTGGTATTGGAACTTCTCAAGAGCTACTACAAACCAATGACATATATAGAGAGATCTATAATTCTCAAGTAAGAGGAGGTGTAGAATAA
- a CDS encoding FAD-binding protein, whose protein sequence is MKVKIKKVLECEILVIGTGIAGLVATERALKNRKKVYLVTNKKLCGGASYFPLKGTLGIQVTKDESDYEKYYEDIENMGKGMENPELIKTYISNIKKNIPLLNKIGFEPWLRKDSRPACFAKYSRDIYLINNWKKAQAKWRQKIKRNNNLNILENSSLVKIVSIDNKVVGAIFQNKQNFIFIKSRVIILATGGIASNYKDSLYPEGINGIGHIAALDAGASVQNMEFIQFIPAFLKPKYNVLFGEHTLKYCSGMYNKNGELILTGIESDSTKDLWIERSGYAPFSFDFKSHLIDLKFPTDGAALKFTQELYKDQEEFYTVYLNWLKNEMGIDLLKDEILINHFAHSCNGGIKINIDARTEVEGLYAVGEVASIIEGANRLGGNSVGGSLVFADKAVSHSVKYIKNSKKMKTNITEIENSFNDWIKSICKDDKDDTLDRKNTIKKLKESTSKNLGIVRSEAKVNTLLSDLKFIRENYNIGKNIKNGSLEIYLMEESIKLLALSILARTESRGAHYREDFPTTSDNLFKLKIKRENNEFIIKKI, encoded by the coding sequence ATGAAGGTAAAAATAAAAAAAGTGTTGGAATGTGAAATTTTAGTTATAGGTACAGGAATAGCTGGACTAGTTGCTACAGAAAGAGCTTTAAAAAATCGAAAAAAAGTATATCTTGTAACTAATAAAAAACTTTGTGGGGGAGCTAGCTACTTCCCCTTAAAAGGTACATTGGGAATTCAAGTTACAAAAGATGAGAGTGATTATGAAAAATACTATGAAGATATAGAAAACATGGGAAAAGGAATGGAAAATCCAGAGCTTATAAAAACCTATATCTCAAATATAAAGAAAAATATCCCTCTGCTCAATAAAATAGGATTTGAACCTTGGCTTCGTAAGGATTCTAGACCAGCTTGTTTTGCTAAATATTCTAGAGATATCTATCTTATCAATAATTGGAAGAAAGCTCAAGCAAAGTGGAGACAAAAAATTAAAAGAAATAATAATCTAAATATTCTAGAAAATTCTAGCTTAGTAAAAATTGTAAGTATAGATAACAAGGTTGTTGGAGCAATTTTTCAAAATAAGCAAAACTTTATCTTTATTAAATCTAGAGTTATTATTTTGGCAACTGGAGGAATAGCTAGCAACTATAAAGATAGCCTATATCCTGAGGGAATTAATGGTATCGGGCATATTGCTGCTCTTGATGCTGGAGCAAGTGTACAAAATATGGAATTTATACAATTCATTCCAGCTTTTTTAAAACCTAAATACAATGTTCTATTTGGTGAACATACCCTTAAATACTGTTCTGGAATGTATAATAAAAATGGAGAGCTTATCTTAACTGGAATAGAGAGTGATTCAACGAAGGATTTATGGATAGAAAGAAGTGGATATGCTCCATTTAGCTTTGATTTTAAAAGTCATTTAATTGATTTAAAGTTTCCTACTGATGGTGCTGCTCTTAAATTTACACAAGAACTTTACAAGGATCAGGAGGAATTCTATACTGTATATCTTAACTGGCTCAAAAATGAGATGGGGATCGATCTATTAAAAGATGAAATTCTAATAAATCATTTTGCTCATAGTTGTAATGGTGGTATAAAAATTAATATTGATGCTAGAACTGAAGTAGAAGGACTTTATGCTGTTGGAGAGGTAGCTTCTATAATTGAGGGAGCTAATAGACTGGGAGGAAACTCTGTGGGAGGTTCTCTTGTCTTTGCAGATAAAGCTGTATCTCACTCTGTAAAATATATAAAAAATAGTAAAAAGATGAAAACTAATATAACAGAGATTGAAAACTCTTTTAATGATTGGATAAAATCTATCTGTAAAGATGATAAAGATGATACTTTAGATAGGAAAAACACTATTAAAAAATTAAAAGAGAGTACCTCTAAAAACTTAGGAATAGTTAGAAGTGAAGCCAAGGTGAATACCCTATTGAGTGATTTGAAATTTATTAGAGAAAATTATAATATTGGTAAAAATATTAAAAATGGTTCTTTAGAGATCTATCTCATGGAAGAGAGTATAAAACTTTTAGCTTTGAGTATATTAGCTCGTACAGAGAGTAGAGGAGCACACTATAGAGAGGATTTTCCAACTACTTCTGATAACTTATTCAAGTTAAAAATAAAGAGAGAAAATAATGAATTTATAATTAAAAAAATTTAA
- a CDS encoding ABC transporter ATP-binding protein/permease, protein MARKKTAFRLMEYVASAYKFQFIIVVLAIVISAMAGMAGPLFLLFLIDDYITPLIGSQNPDFSGLAKVVLSFASVYSVGVICTYIYNRLMVNIGQGVLKRIRDDMFNHMQKLPIRYFDTHSHGEVMSLYTNDTDTLRQMITQSIPQTLSAFITIVTIFILMVGLNLPLAFLTVLIVILMLTVIKKIGGKSGAYFVEQQKEISKVSGFIEEMMVGQKVIKVFCHEEKSKQDFDILNERLFESATAANKYANILMPIMGNIGNLHYVLTVFIGALLVVTGISTMTLGTIATFLQLTRSFTQPFSMIAQQMNFIVMALAGAERIFNMLDEEIEVDNGYVTLVNAKRDENGELVECKEFTQTWAWKHPHGDGTTTYTELKGDVRFFDMTFAYNPDKIILHNLNLYAKPGQKIAFVGSTGAGKTTITNLINRFYDVADGKIRYDGININKIKKADLRRSLGVVLQDTHLFTGTIMENIRYGKLDATDEEVYQAAKLANADHFIKLLPDGYNTVISGIDTELSQGQCQLLAIARAAIANPPVLILDEATSSIDTRTESIVQKGMDALMKGRTVFVIAHRLSTIRNSDAIMVLEHGRIIERGTHEELLEKKGTYYQLYTGAIELD, encoded by the coding sequence ATGGCAAGAAAAAAAACAGCTTTCAGATTGATGGAGTATGTAGCTAGTGCTTATAAATTTCAATTCATTATAGTTGTTTTAGCTATAGTTATAAGTGCTATGGCTGGAATGGCTGGTCCATTATTTTTATTATTTTTAATAGATGACTATATAACACCTTTAATCGGTAGTCAAAATCCAGATTTTTCTGGATTAGCTAAAGTGGTTTTAAGTTTTGCTAGTGTTTATTCCGTAGGAGTAATCTGTACATATATCTATAACCGTTTGATGGTTAATATTGGACAAGGAGTTTTAAAACGTATTCGTGATGATATGTTTAACCATATGCAAAAACTTCCAATTAGATATTTTGATACCCACTCTCATGGTGAAGTAATGAGTCTTTATACTAATGATACTGACACTTTACGTCAAATGATTACTCAGAGTATCCCACAAACTCTTTCTGCTTTTATTACTATAGTAACTATATTTATTTTGATGGTTGGATTAAATCTTCCTCTTGCTTTTCTTACTGTTTTAATTGTTATATTAATGTTAACAGTAATAAAAAAAATAGGTGGAAAAAGTGGAGCTTACTTTGTTGAACAACAAAAAGAAATAAGTAAAGTAAGTGGATTTATAGAAGAGATGATGGTAGGACAAAAAGTTATAAAAGTTTTCTGTCACGAAGAAAAGAGTAAACAAGACTTTGATATACTAAACGAAAGACTTTTTGAAAGTGCCACTGCTGCCAATAAATATGCAAATATACTGATGCCTATTATGGGAAATATTGGTAATCTACACTATGTACTAACAGTTTTTATAGGAGCTTTACTCGTTGTAACTGGTATTAGTACTATGACACTTGGAACTATTGCAACATTTCTACAATTAACACGTAGCTTTACTCAACCATTTAGTATGATTGCTCAACAAATGAACTTTATAGTTATGGCTTTAGCTGGAGCTGAAAGAATATTTAATATGTTAGATGAAGAAATTGAAGTAGATAACGGTTATGTAACACTTGTAAATGCTAAGAGAGATGAAAATGGAGAGCTTGTTGAATGTAAAGAGTTTACTCAAACATGGGCTTGGAAACATCCACATGGTGATGGAACTACTACATATACTGAACTAAAAGGCGATGTTCGTTTCTTTGATATGACATTTGCTTATAATCCTGATAAGATTATTTTACATAATTTAAATCTATATGCTAAACCTGGGCAAAAAATTGCTTTTGTTGGGTCTACTGGAGCTGGAAAAACAACAATTACAAATCTAATAAATAGATTTTATGATGTAGCTGATGGAAAAATTCGTTATGATGGTATCAATATTAATAAGATTAAGAAAGCTGATTTACGTCGTAGCTTAGGAGTTGTTTTACAAGATACTCACCTATTTACTGGAACAATAATGGAAAATATCCGTTATGGAAAATTGGATGCTACTGATGAAGAGGTTTACCAAGCTGCTAAATTAGCCAATGCTGATCACTTTATAAAACTTTTACCTGATGGATACAACACTGTAATATCTGGAATAGATACAGAGTTATCACAAGGACAGTGCCAACTTCTTGCTATTGCAAGAGCTGCTATAGCTAATCCACCTGTTCTTATCCTCGATGAAGCTACTTCTAGTATTGATACTAGAACAGAATCTATAGTTCAAAAAGGTATGGACGCTCTTATGAAAGGTCGTACAGTATTTGTTATAGCTCATAGATTATCGACAATTAGAAATTCTGATGCTATAATGGTATTAGAACATGGAAGAATCATTGAAAGAGGAACACATGAGGAGTTACTTGAGAAAAAAGGAACTTACTATCAACTTTATACTGGGGCTATAGAGTTAGATTAA